Proteins from a genomic interval of Zingiber officinale cultivar Zhangliang chromosome 2A, Zo_v1.1, whole genome shotgun sequence:
- the LOC122043690 gene encoding 60S ribosomal protein L9-like: MKSNLSSQMMDIPEGVTVKVKAKIVEVEGPRGKLTRDFKHLNLDFELIEGGKKLKVDAWFGSRKTTAAIRTSLSHIDNLITGVTKGYRYKMRLVYAHFPINASITPNNSCIEIRNFLGEKKVRSFFFILIVGVVLFLYFMTSFTSNQALRFFLFEISLVFLRKLGHESGQREICFRLATKI, from the coding sequence ATGAAGAGCAACCTGTCCTCGCAGATGATGGATATCCCTGAGGGCGTCACTGTGAAGGTGAAAGCTAAGATCGTTGAGGTGGAGGGCCCGCGTGGCAAGCTCACCCGCGACTTCAAGCATCTCAATCTCGACTTCGAGCTCATTGAGGGCGGGAAGAAGCTGAAGGTGGACGCTTGGTTCGGATCTCGGAAGACTACGGCcgccatccgcacctccttaagCCACATCGATAACCTGATCACGGGGGTCACAAAGGGGTACCGCTACAAAATGCGGTTGGTCTATGCCCACTTTCCCATCAATGCCTCCATCACTCCCAACAACAGCTGCATTGAGATCAGGAACTTCCTTGGGGAGAAAAAGGTCcgatcttttttttttatccttataGTCGGTGTAGTTTTATTTCTCTATTTCATGACTAGTTTCACGTCCAATCAAGCTTTacgtttttttttgtttgaaatttcccttgtatttttaagaaaactagGTCATGAGAGTGGGCAACGAGAGATTTGTTTTAGGTTAGCTACGAAAATATAG
- the LOC122043691 gene encoding cell division control protein 2 homolog D-like: MLSIDPHVVRLLDLKQDQNKEGQTILYLVFEYMDTDLKKYIRSFRQSHEMMPPMTVKILMYQLCKGISFCHGHGVLHRDLKPHNLLMDRKTMMLKVADLGLSRAFTIPLKKYTHEVTYLLACIGKHNI, translated from the exons ATGCTTTCCATCGATCCCCATGTCGTCAG GCTTTTGGATCTGAAGCAAGACCAGAACAAGGAGGGGCAAACCATTCTCTACCTAGTCTTTGAGTACATGGACACGGATCTGAAAAAGTACATCAGAAGTTTCCGCCAGAGCCATGAAATGATGCCACCAATGACTGTTAag ATTTTGATGTATCAACTCTGCAAAGGAATTTCATTCTGTCATGGTCATGGAGTGTTGCACAG GGATCTTAAGCCTCACAATCTTTTAATGGACCGCAAGACTATGATGCTAAAAGTTGCGGATCTTGGACTCAGTCGTGCTTTCACCATTCCCCTCAAGAAATACACGCACGAGGTCACATATCTTTTAGCTTGTATTGGAAAGCACAACATTTGA